In Leptospira montravelensis, the DNA window TATTTCTTCAAACAAACTTGGCATCTCTTTTGCTTTAAAAGCATCACCTAAAAGCACATGGCGTTTTGCTGCATCATATCCCACGGCTTCCCCAAGAAGAGCATAAATAAAGGATGGAACTTGAATTCCAATTTTTACTTCAGGTAATCCAAATCGGATGTCTTCTGTTGCATAACGGTAATCACAAACAAGTGCTAACATTGCGCCATAACCCAATGCGTGACCTGATATCTCAGCAATAGTTGGGACAGGTAGAGTGAAAAGACTTTTTAAGTTGTCATAAAACAAATTTAAGAAGGGTGCTAAATCTTTAGATAGATCCATCGTACTAACCGTAGTCAGATCTAAGCCCAAGGAAAAACTTCCAGCCGTTTCACTTTTTAAAACAATGGCTTTGGAATTGGAATCTTTTGCTGTTTGTATCGCTTTTTTTAATTCCAAAAACGATTCGTTAGAAAAACTGTTCTTGTCGTTAATACCCAATCGGATAAAACCGATTCCGTCTATTTGTTCAAATGAAATCATATAAATCCTCTAAAAATGGTTAGATGTCTAACTAATAGGCTTGGGCTTAAAACCGGCAAGATTTATTTTATTTGTTAGGAATTTAAAAGGTAGGTTCTAATTACTTCTTTCATAACAGAAAGACCAATGGGGAGGGCATCTTCATCGAAATCAAAAAAAGAACTATGATGAGAATGAATAAATCCTTTAGCTTCGTTCCGAGAACCAATAAAAAAATAACATCCAGGGCGCTCCATAAGAAAGGCAGAAAAATCTTCTCCTCCCATAGTCCTTGTGTTTTCTTCTGTGAGGCAATTTTCTCCGAGAACATTTTTTGCCGCAGATCTGACTATCTCAGCCATTGCCGGGTCATTAATAGTAGGTTTGTCAATTCGACTGTATTCAAATTCAACTCTGGCTCCAAATCCAGCCGCGACTTGGTTTACAAGAGATTCCATTCGTTTGGGAATCATTTCATAAACCGATTTGGAATAGGTACGAACAGTCCCGTGCAAAGTTGCGGTTTCGGGAATGACGTTAAATGCATTTCCGGAGTGAAAGGAACCTACAGTTACGACACAGGGTTCTAGAGGATCAACGTTTCGGGAAACTAAGGTTTGTAAGGCAGTGACTAAATGGGAACCTACCACGATGGGATCAACCGTGTGTTGGGGGATGGCACCGTGTCCAGAAGTCCCTTTCACAGTAATTTTGAATTCGTCTACGGATGCCATCATCGTTCCGTTGACGACACCGACTTTCCCTAGATCAATATGGTTCCAAACATGAAGGGCAAAAACAGAATCCACTTTATAACGTTCAAGAATTCCAGAGGCAATCATTCTATCAGCCCCGGATCCACCTTCTTCGGCAGGTTGAAAACAAAGTAGAACTCTACCTTTGGGAACAAATTCAGAAAAGGCTGTTTTTAGTTCCGAAGAAAGTGCCATAAGTATGCTTGTATGTCCATCATGGCCACAGGCATGCATTTTCCCTGGATTTTTACTTTTGTATTCGTGGTGATTTTCTTCGTGGATAGGGAGAGCATCCATATCAGCACGTACAAGAACAGTTTTTCCTGGAATTCCAGAATCAAATAATGCCACAAGGCCTGTTTCTGCAATTCCGGATTCCACTTGGAAACCTAAAGATTCTAAATGTTCCTTCACAAAAGAGGCAGTTTCTTTTTCTTCATATTTGAGTTCTGGAAACTGATGGAAAGTACGTCTATAACGAACCATTTCCTCTTTTCTATGCGAAGGATAAACTTTCATAATTTATCGGATTCTTGTTTGGCCCTTTTTTCAACTTCATCTAAAATAGAATACAAATCGAGCCCATACTTTTCAAAAAGAGAATTTTTTGCGAGTTCATATCTAACTAAATTTATATTAAAGTTGATCTTTGCCTGTGTTACAGCAAGTTCTGCATTTGCCAAACTATCAAGAGCGTTTTTTACGTTAACGGCTGTATAACGACCTTGGCGAAAACGTTCCATAAGACCATTATAAAAAATCTCTGTTTCTTTTCTTGTTTTGATTAAATCTTTGAGTAAAGCATGGCTTGCAATTAATGCTTCATACCGAATGTCAATTTCTTGCGTTATCTCTTGTTCCAAATTTTGGATTTTTAGCTCATTCACTTTTAAATTCGTTTCTGCATCACGGATTCCAGCCTTGATACCTAAATCCCAAAGAGGATAAGACATTTTTAACTCAGCCAAAATTTGTGGGTAATTCAAGGAAGTGATTCCTCGTTGCCTTGCTATAAAGTTCTCTTGTGGGGAGAGAAAATTTTGACCGATGGAACTATAGGTAAAACTTGCGAGTAGTGAAGGATCATCTTCCGCAAGTGCAGTATTGAGGGCTAATTTCGCAATTTCTCTTTCTCTTTTTAAGATAAGATAATCAGTTCTACGAGAAAGTGCATATTCTTTGTCAGCCTTTAGATCGATTCCTGTTGGCAAGGTTTCACTTAGATCAGTAACCCCTTCAATCGACGAACCAGTATCCACATTTAAAATTCGGACTAAATTTCTTTCGGCTTCGATTCGATCTACTTTTGCTTTTTCTAATAATGACTGTGTTCTTAGATAGGCCTGGTTCCATTGGTTCACTTCAAAACCTTCAGATAATCCAAGTCCTGCTTTACGAAGAGTCAGACGACGGATCTCTTCCGTATTTTTTGCAACCTTTTCGTATGTACCTATTTGCGAATCGACAATAGTGAGAGACCAATAGTCGATAAGGATTTTTACAACAAGCTGAGTTAGGATACCAATATAATTTTCACGGACAAGTAAGGTTTGATTTTTTAGAAGTTTTTCCTTATCTTCTTCGTTTTTTCCAAACCCGTATTTCAGTAATTCCTGCGAAAGAGTTACTGAAAGTGCGCCCGTATACATAGGAGGAGCTGCCAATAAACTTCCAAAAGCTGCCGTTTGCGCATTGGGATTTTCAAAAGCGTTTACGTCATACCGAATTGTACTGATTTCAGATTTGAAATAGGTACCTGTTTTGAACTGTTTTTCAATACCGGCTGAGATTTTATCCTGGGAACGAACGGTTCCCGCAAAGATGTTGTTTCTGTTATCTGGAAAAAGTTGTTTGGCTGATTGGATACTGGCTAAAGCTTTCCAAGTATACTTGGATTCATTTTTCCATTCTGGACTATCTGCCTTTACAATTTCTAATTTTGCGTTTTGGACAATGGTGTTATTCTCAATCACTTGTTCGATGGCTTGAGAAATGGTGAGTCGCAGTTTTTTTGGTCCGTTTCCATTTTCAAGGAATTCCGGAACTGTATTGCCATTTTCCCACTGGGAAAGCTGCATCCTTTTCACATCCTCTTCAAAGTCAGATTCCGCAAAAACTGGGAAACTAAGTAGACTTAAAGATATTAACCAACTGGTCAACTTTCGAGAATTTATGAAAAAACCTGGGGTTGTCAAAATATTATGATTCAATGGAAACTTCTTAAACCCCTTACACAGACAAGATGAAAAAATCAATGTTGTCAATCAACCTAAAATGTAAAAAGCTACGTAGAGAAACCATAGTTTCTGGGAGTGCATTGTGGCAAATATGTCGAAAAAACCGAATCGTTTGGTTCATGAAAAAAGTCCTTACCTGTTACAACATGCACACAATCCCGTAGATTGGTTTCCTTGGGGGACAGAAGCTTTCGAAAAAGCCCAAAAAGAAGATAAAATCATCCTTTTGTCCATCGGATATTCAACCTGCCACTGGTGCCATGTGATGGAGCGGGAATCGTTTGAAGACGATTCTACTGCGGAGGTTTTAAATCGTGATTTCGTATGCATAAAGTTAGACAGGGAAGAAAGACCTGACATTGATAAAATTTATATGGATGCACTCCATGCGATGGGAACCCAAGGCGGATGGCCACTGAATATGTTTCTCACTCCCTCGAAGGAACCAATTCTTGGGGGAACCTATTTTCCTCCAGAAAATCGTTACGGCAAAAGGAGTTTTAAAGAGGTTCTTAGGTTGGTTTCCGAGGCATGGAAGAACCAAAGAGAAGAACTCGTCACTGCCGCAGGTGATTTGACTCAGTATTTACGAGAAAATGAATCAAGATCAAATGAAGGAATAGTTCCGGGCAAAGAAATCATCGAAAAAAACTTTGAACGTTACCTTCAAGTGTACGATAAAGAATATTTTGGCTTCAAAACTAATTCAGTGAATAAGTTTCCTCCTAGTATGGCTCTTAGTTTTCTTACTGATTTCTATTTATTAAAAAAAGAACCGCGCGCTCTTGAGATGGCTTTTAACACTGCTTACGCAATGAAGTCTGGTGGAATTTATGACCAAGTAGGTGGAGGAATCTGCCGTTATGCGACAGACCATGAATGGTTAGTTCCACATTTTGAAAAAATGTTATATGACAACTCTCTTTTTGTGGAAGCACTTTCTTTATTGTATAAGGCCACAGAAGAATCCTTCTTTTTAGATATAATCCGTGAAATTGCCAAATACATTAGAAGGGACATGACTTTAGAATCCGGTGGGATTGCTAGTGCAGAAGATGCAGATTCAGAAGGTGAAGAAGGTAAGTTTTACCTCTGGGGTTATTCCGAGTTTAATCAAATCGTTTCGAAAGAGGTAATCCAAGGGTTTTGGAATGTCACAGAAGAAGGAAACTTTGAACACCGAAACATCTTAAATATTTACTTTAAAGGCAAAAATCCATACACGGAGGGAATCCAATGGACTACTGATTTTTTTAACCTTTTAGAGAAAGCTAAAGAGAAATTATTAACAGAGCGCACAAAAAGGATACGTCCTTTGCGAGATGACAAAATTTTAACCTCATGGAACTGCCTATGGATCAGAGCACTTTTGAGTGCTTACGAAGTGTCAGGAGATTTAGAATACCTAAATGATGCCAAAAAGATATATTTGTTTATAACCAAGGAACTACTGGGAAATGACGGCTCGATTTTAAGAAGATTTCGAGAAGGCGAAGCAAAATATTTTGGCACACTTCCTGATTATGCCGAATTTATATGGGTTTCTTTTAAACTATTTCAGTTAGATGAAGATAGAACAGCCTATGAAAATGGAAAAAAATCATTAGAATATTTAATTTCCAATTTTGAATCTAAGGTTGGACCTTTTTTCGAATCTTTTCACGGCAATGAAGATTTGATTGTGCGCACGATCGAAGGTTACGATGGTGTTGAACCTTCGGGGAACTCTACCATCTTACATTTGTTCTATCTTTTAAATTCCTGGGGTTTTAAAAAATGGGATCTACAAAAAAAAGCAGATTCAATTTTTGCATATTTTCTTCCGGAACTAACACAAAATTCTTTAAGTTATCCATCAATGATTTCAGCATTCCAAAAATTCCAATACCCATCCAAAGAAGTTCTAGTGGTTTATAAAAACAAAGACCCTAAAGAAATTCGAATGATTAAAAATAAATTATCCATGATAAAAGATCCTAACCTAGTTTGGTTAGTGATTGAAGAATCTAGGGCAAAGGAATTATCACAAGAACTGGAACTCTTAAGTGGAAGAGGTGCAGGTTCTGGTATTTTATATTATGTTTGTCGCAATTTTTCTTGTGAATTACCTAAAGACAACTGGGAAGAAACACTCACTCTTATACAACAATAGGAGTGGCGTCTCCCCAAAGACGATCCAATGAATAATAGGTTCGCATTTCGTCAGTCATGATATGTACACAAATTTCACCGTAATCCAAAAGTATCCAACCTGTCGCATCTTTCGGAAGATCGGCAAGGTTTTGTCTTTTGACGGCGAGTTTTAATGGTTTCATGTATTTATCAATATCTTTAGCACAAGATCTACCTTGTGTTTCCGTTTTGACTGTTGCTAATACAAAAATAGATAAATAACTATGAACATCTTTTAGATCCAAAAACTGTATATTTTCACATTTTTTGTCAATTAACGTCTGTTTAATTTTCTTTAGATGATCTAATGTTTCGGCACTGATATTTGGCATTTTAATCCTTAGAATTTTGAAAATCTTCTCCGAGGATCACAGTTGCATCCAGTCCCAAATCTTTTCTAAGAGCGAAGTAAACTCTTCGTCCTTGGAAAGTATCTGAGATAAGATCGGTGTACTGCGTATTTCCGGAGCGGTTTAAGATGATACTGGATTTAAAACTAGAATCCCAAGCATTGTCAACGGAGAGAACTTTCAGACCCTTATCATTCAGGAGCACCTTACCGTATCTGGCAAGTCCATTTTTAGCAGTTCCATTGAGTACTTCGATCCTTGCTCGTTCCCCCTCACTAAAAGATAGAGAGCGAAGTTCGCTTGCAAATTTATGAAAGGCAACTTTTACCGTTTCTTCATTGGCTTTTAATACCTCATCTTTGTATTTTGGACGACCCATTGGTTCTCCCGGAACTTCGGAAACGCCAAAATGAATTTTTTCTTTTTTTAGAAATTCAATCAAAGTCTCCCATTCTTTTAGAGATAGGTTTGTCGACATTTGAGAATGGAGATAAGCAACTCGTTGTTTACCTAGTAAGTCTTTTTTTTCATGAATGGCTTCAAGCACTGTCAACAATACTGTTTCTTGTATCTCCAAACGACGAATATAAGAAATCATTGATTCATCTGCAAGAGAACTCATCCAATCAAATGTATCTTCTCCATCAAGAATATAAGTTTGTTTGTTCCTTGCGTAATTTTTTGTGATGTGAAGTGATTTTGGTTCAAAAAACAGATTCAATCCACCAAGCAAATTAATCCAATTTTGAAATTGTTCTTTGGTCCAAACGATTTTAAATGGAATATTGGAATCTAGAGTATCTTCTAAAACAGATTCTACATAGGATGGTGCCGAACTTCCTTTTTCTTTGAGAGATTTATCTCCATCATCAAAACTGGTTTTAGGATTTACAAAGAAGAGGGCTGCCTTTTTTTCATTCGGATAAAATTCCGCATACAGAGAAAAAAGATATTCATCCTTATCTCCTATTACTGAAAAAAGAACAGGAAGGCGTTTACTTTGAGAAAATTTTTGATCTAACGAAAATCCAGCCTTGGAGCGAAATACTAAAAACAGTAGAGCAATCAAAAAGCAAGATCCTGCGGCAATAAGAAGAGTTTTAGCAGGGATTTGTTGTTTTTTAGGTTCTTCACGTAACATCGAATTGGTTTTCCTTAATTTGAATTGCGGATTGATTATACATATAGAAAGTATTAGGATGAATGACTTCTTTTTTTTCCATAAGAAAGGAAATGGTTTGAAAGGCTTTCATAAAAACACCGTAACTTAGGTTTTCCTTTGTTTTCGAAACCCATAAGGATAGTTCTGGATTGCGAAACGCAAAATCGGAACCTAAAAAATCCGAAGCATAAACTATCTTATCCAAAAGAGTTGGAGATTCGTTTCCTAATGTATGGGAAGAGATTGCTTTTGCCACTTCGGGATCAGAAAAACCGTATTCTTTTTGTAACCAGAAAGGAGCAGAATAAGCGTGTAGTGCCTGGCTAGGAATCCCTGTTTCATCGAAAAAAAACTCACGAAAAAGTCCTAAATGAATTTCCTGTTTTTTCTGTTTGGTGATGTCATGGCAAAGTGCAGCTAAGTAGGCTTTTTTTGGATTGGGATATCCAAAGTCAATTGCAAGTTCTTCTGCATAATTTGCCACACGTAGTATATGTTGGTATCTTGTTTCCGTGACATGTTTTGGCACTTCTTCCTTAAAAAATAAAATCCAATCTTCGGTAGCTGCATGAAAATCGGGAATTTGATTCATGGGGAACTCAAATCACCCTTAGAGAGCAAAAACTTACGCATTAGTTCTCTCGTTTTCGGCAAAAGAATATCACCTGCCTTATTTTGAAAATTGATTTCCCGAATCTCTGTACTACTCACAGGCAAAATGGGATTGGAGAGAATACGAACCTTGGCCTTAGGAAAAAAATGGGGAATCGGAATTTCATTGGGATAAGCCGTTTCTCTTCTTACCACAATGATCTCTTTTACAATGTTTAAAATTTCTTTATAAAATTTCCACCTATCAAAATGAATTAAATTATCCTCTCCCAATACTAGAGAAAGTTCGGAATTTGGATGAAGGGAACTTAGTGCCATTAAACTATCAATCGTATAACTAATATTTGCCTTTTTTATTTCTTCGTCCCAAAGAATTACATTTTTTGAAAGAAACGTTTCAAATTCCGAAAGACAAAGTTCCCAAATCTCAGTGGCACTAAATTCTTTTCCGCCTTGTTTAAACGGAGAAACAAAATTAGGGCAAATATAAAGAAGAGCGTTTGGATAAAACTGGGATATGGTTTTTATCACATGTCTGTGTCCAATGTGAGGGGGATTGAAACTTCCTCCAAAAAAAAGAACTTCCATTTTTAAACGCGGACTTGTCCACTTCCTGTTACATACGTTGTCGTAGTTGTTAGGTGGATGAGTCCCATCGGACCTCGCACATGGAGTTTGCCTGTAGAAATACCTACCTCAGCCCCAAGCCCATACTCGCCACCATCATGAAACCTTGTCGAACAATTCACAAAAATGGCAGCACTATCCAGTTCCTTCTGAAAGGTTTGAATTTCGGTAATATCTTCGGACAATATACATTCCGTATGACCAGAACTATACTTTCGAATGTTTTCCATCGCTTCTGAAAGTGAATTTACTATTTTTACGCTGAGCCTAGTATCTAAAAACTCTGTATAAAAATCATCTTCTGACGCCGGTTTGGCGGATGGAAAAACTTTTGTAACGGATGCATCTCCGAGAATTTGCACTCCATTTGATTCTAAAGATTCCAATAAATTTTTGATATTTGGATAATCTTTATGAATGAGTAGGTTTTCCAAAGCATTACAAACTCCAGGACGTTGTACTTTGGAATTTACAAGAATAGGAAGGACAATGTTTGGATTTGCATGGTTTGATAAGTATAAATTGGTAACACCTTTGTCATGTTTGATGACAGGGATTTTACTATTCTCTGAGACAAAACGAATGAGGGCTTCGCCACCACGAGGAACAATCACATCAATTAAATCATCCAATTGAAAGAAGGGAACCATCGCTTCTCGATTTGTATTTTCAACAAAGGTAACCACATCTTTTGTCACACCTGGCAATTTTTTTTCTTCGATCGCTTGGTGGAATAAAGAAGAAAGGATTAAATTAGAATGAAAGGCTTCCGAACCACCTCGTAAGATACAAGCATTCCCGGATTTAAATGATAAAGAAGCAATATCAATGATCACGTTGGGTCTGGATTCAAAAATTGTCATCACAACACCAATGGGAACACGTTTTGTGAGAAGTTCGAGTCCATTGGGAAGGATGGTTCCTCTTACCACTTCGCCTACTGGATCAGGCAAATTACGAATTTCTTCTATACTCTTAGCCATATTTTTAATTCGTTTGGAATCAAGTAGAAGGCGGTCCATCATGGCAGAAGATAAACCTTTCTCCTGTCCATTTTTCATATCGATTTTATTTTTTTCGATAATAGCTGATTCATTTTCTAATAGAAGTTCTTCTACGCGTTTGAGAACAGAATTTTTCTCTAAAGTGGTTAAACCTTTTAAGCCTCTACTAGCTAACTTGGCTTTGGTGGCTAATGATTTTGCATAGTTTGTGTTTTCGTCTGCCATAGTTTACTCCGTCTGAAAGGAAAAAAAATGAGATTGGATTTCGGAGGCATTAGGAACCCGGTGGTCAAAGGATAAATTGGCAACCAATGTTCCAAAGTTTTCTGTTTCAAAAAACTGAGAAATGGCGTGTTTTTTTTCCCCATTGACGATCCCAGTTTTAATACCATAAGGTAACAAAAGTTTGGCTGCATTGATTTTAGTGAACATTCCGCCAGTGCCTGGACCGGAAGGACCTGTGGCAAGAGTTTCTGTTTCTTTTGTGATTTCCGTAAACAAATCGATTTTTTCCTTACCATTTAAAAAACCATCGACTCCTGTGAGAATGAGAAGTAGGTCAGCTCCTACAATCGAGGCAACAATGGCAGAAAGAATATCATTATCTCCCAAATTGAGTTCTTCGGTGGAGACAGAATCATTTTCATTGACTATGGGTAAAATGCCCCAATCTAGAAGTTGGCGAAAGGTTTGTTTGAGATTGGTAAAACTATTATCTTCGTTTAAATCTTTGCGACCAAAAAGAATTTGGGCGATAGGTATATTGACCCGGCTAAAAAAACTTTCATATAGATTGAGAAGTTTGTTTTGGCCCATCGCCGCAAAGGCTTGTTTTTCTGCGAGACTCGTTTTCCCTTTGGGTAATGATACGGTTCCCATTTGATCCACTAGAAGTTTTTTACCTTGGGCTATGGCCCCGGAGGAAACAAGGATTACTTCTTTACCTTGTTCACGGAGTGTTCGGATGTCTCCTACAAGATCATATAAAAAATCATTAATTTTGGATTCTTCACCGGAAACACGCGCACTTCCGATCTTCACCACAATGAGTTTTGCTTTTTGAATGGAGTCTAAAAATTCCTTACGTGTTTTCATAAACTAGTTTTGCTTTTTCAGGAAAGAATACCTTATCAATTCTTTCGAGTAGGTATTCTAAATTGGATTCTCTGTCGGCAGAAATACAAATGATTTCCCCTAAATGTGAATAGTTTTTTTGGATCTCTTCTGTGAAACTAGGATCATTGTCCCATATATCCATTTTATTGATAACAATGAGAAATTTTTTGGTTAGAAGTGACTGGTTATAATTTCCAAGTTCACTTCGTAACATTTCTAATTCTTCTTCGAGTTGTAAATTCCCACCATCAAATAAAAATAAAATCCCTTGTACACGTTCAATGTGTTTTAGAAAACTGATCCCAAGGCCTACACCTTTGGAAGCACCTTCAATGATTCCGGGAATGTCAGCTACTGTATAACGAAACAAATCTTCGTGTCTATGCACCACACCAAGGTTAGGGGATAGGGTAGTGAAGGCATATCCGGCAATTTTTGGATGGGCATGAGTAATTTTGGCAAGTAAGGTCGACTTACCAGCATTAGGTAATCCAACAATTCCAATATCAGCAAGTAACTTTAATTCTAAGATTAGAGAAAGTTCACCACCTTCTTCGCCGGGTTGGCTATAACGAGGTGCTTGTTGGACTGAGGTTTTAAAAAAGGTATTCCCTTTGCCACCCCGACCTCCCTTGGCAATGGTAAAACTTTCGCCGTCAGCATTGAAATCATAGACAAGTTCCATCGTGACCGCGTCAATGATTTGGGTTCCCACAGGAACTTTTAGGATTAAGTCTTCTCCATTTTTTCCATTTCGGTTTTGACCAAGGCCTGGTCCTCCGTCTTCTGCGGCATACATCCGATCGGGGAGATAATTTTCCAAGGTCATCATTCGACCTTCAGCTAGAAAAATGACATCACCACCTTTGCCACCGTCACCACCATCAGGTCCTCCAAATTCGACAAATTTCTCTTTATGGAAATGGACAGAACCTGCCCCTCCGTGTCCGGCTCGAATTTGAATGGGTACTTCGTCGATAAATCCGCTCATAATTTCCTTTGGTCAAAAAAAAACCCGTTATAGGGAGATCCTAAAACGGGTTTTGTCCTCTCTCATTTGTAAGAGAGGCTTATACTTTCGGGTAAACGGAGATTTGTTGTCTTTCTCTAGTTACATGTTCGAAAGTCACAACACCGTCAACAAGTGCGTAAAGAGTATGGTCACGACCAATTCCTACGTTTTTTCCTGGTTTGTATTCAGTTCCTCTTTGGCGAACAATAATGTTCCCAGCAATGGCTAGTTGGCCACCGTAAACTTTTACACCAAGTCTTTTCGATACCGAATCACGACCGTTCTTTGTGGATCCACCACCTTTCTTTGTAGCCATTGTTTACCCCTTTATTATTTCGTCGTGGATGGAAATCGCTTCGGAATGAGAGTG includes these proteins:
- the yqeK gene encoding bis(5'-nucleosyl)-tetraphosphatase (symmetrical) YqeK; the protein is MNQIPDFHAATEDWILFFKEEVPKHVTETRYQHILRVANYAEELAIDFGYPNPKKAYLAALCHDITKQKKQEIHLGLFREFFFDETGIPSQALHAYSAPFWLQKEYGFSDPEVAKAISSHTLGNESPTLLDKIVYASDFLGSDFAFRNPELSLWVSKTKENLSYGVFMKAFQTISFLMEKKEVIHPNTFYMYNQSAIQIKENQFDVT
- a CDS encoding M20 metallopeptidase family protein, producing the protein MKVYPSHRKEEMVRYRRTFHQFPELKYEEKETASFVKEHLESLGFQVESGIAETGLVALFDSGIPGKTVLVRADMDALPIHEENHHEYKSKNPGKMHACGHDGHTSILMALSSELKTAFSEFVPKGRVLLCFQPAEEGGSGADRMIASGILERYKVDSVFALHVWNHIDLGKVGVVNGTMMASVDEFKITVKGTSGHGAIPQHTVDPIVVGSHLVTALQTLVSRNVDPLEPCVVTVGSFHSGNAFNVIPETATLHGTVRTYSKSVYEMIPKRMESLVNQVAAGFGARVEFEYSRIDKPTINDPAMAEIVRSAAKNVLGENCLTEENTRTMGGEDFSAFLMERPGCYFFIGSRNEAKGFIHSHHSSFFDFDEDALPIGLSVMKEVIRTYLLNS
- a CDS encoding thioredoxin domain-containing protein translates to MANMSKKPNRLVHEKSPYLLQHAHNPVDWFPWGTEAFEKAQKEDKIILLSIGYSTCHWCHVMERESFEDDSTAEVLNRDFVCIKLDREERPDIDKIYMDALHAMGTQGGWPLNMFLTPSKEPILGGTYFPPENRYGKRSFKEVLRLVSEAWKNQREELVTAAGDLTQYLRENESRSNEGIVPGKEIIEKNFERYLQVYDKEYFGFKTNSVNKFPPSMALSFLTDFYLLKKEPRALEMAFNTAYAMKSGGIYDQVGGGICRYATDHEWLVPHFEKMLYDNSLFVEALSLLYKATEESFFLDIIREIAKYIRRDMTLESGGIASAEDADSEGEEGKFYLWGYSEFNQIVSKEVIQGFWNVTEEGNFEHRNILNIYFKGKNPYTEGIQWTTDFFNLLEKAKEKLLTERTKRIRPLRDDKILTSWNCLWIRALLSAYEVSGDLEYLNDAKKIYLFITKELLGNDGSILRRFREGEAKYFGTLPDYAEFIWVSFKLFQLDEDRTAYENGKKSLEYLISNFESKVGPFFESFHGNEDLIVRTIEGYDGVEPSGNSTILHLFYLLNSWGFKKWDLQKKADSIFAYFLPELTQNSLSYPSMISAFQKFQYPSKEVLVVYKNKDPKEIRMIKNKLSMIKDPNLVWLVIEESRAKELSQELELLSGRGAGSGILYYVCRNFSCELPKDNWEETLTLIQQ
- a CDS encoding nicotinate-nicotinamide nucleotide adenylyltransferase; the protein is MEVLFFGGSFNPPHIGHRHVIKTISQFYPNALLYICPNFVSPFKQGGKEFSATEIWELCLSEFETFLSKNVILWDEEIKKANISYTIDSLMALSSLHPNSELSLVLGEDNLIHFDRWKFYKEILNIVKEIIVVRRETAYPNEIPIPHFFPKAKVRILSNPILPVSSTEIREINFQNKAGDILLPKTRELMRKFLLSKGDLSSP
- the rsfS gene encoding ribosome silencing factor, yielding MPNISAETLDHLKKIKQTLIDKKCENIQFLDLKDVHSYLSIFVLATVKTETQGRSCAKDIDKYMKPLKLAVKRQNLADLPKDATGWILLDYGEICVHIMTDEMRTYYSLDRLWGDATPIVV
- a CDS encoding TolC family protein produces the protein MQLSQWENGNTVPEFLENGNGPKKLRLTISQAIEQVIENNTIVQNAKLEIVKADSPEWKNESKYTWKALASIQSAKQLFPDNRNNIFAGTVRSQDKISAGIEKQFKTGTYFKSEISTIRYDVNAFENPNAQTAAFGSLLAAPPMYTGALSVTLSQELLKYGFGKNEEDKEKLLKNQTLLVRENYIGILTQLVVKILIDYWSLTIVDSQIGTYEKVAKNTEEIRRLTLRKAGLGLSEGFEVNQWNQAYLRTQSLLEKAKVDRIEAERNLVRILNVDTGSSIEGVTDLSETLPTGIDLKADKEYALSRRTDYLILKREREIAKLALNTALAEDDPSLLASFTYSSIGQNFLSPQENFIARQRGITSLNYPQILAELKMSYPLWDLGIKAGIRDAETNLKVNELKIQNLEQEITQEIDIRYEALIASHALLKDLIKTRKETEIFYNGLMERFRQGRYTAVNVKNALDSLANAELAVTQAKINFNINLVRYELAKNSLFEKYGLDLYSILDEVEKRAKQESDKL
- a CDS encoding glutamate-5-semialdehyde dehydrogenase produces the protein MADENTNYAKSLATKAKLASRGLKGLTTLEKNSVLKRVEELLLENESAIIEKNKIDMKNGQEKGLSSAMMDRLLLDSKRIKNMAKSIEEIRNLPDPVGEVVRGTILPNGLELLTKRVPIGVVMTIFESRPNVIIDIASLSFKSGNACILRGGSEAFHSNLILSSLFHQAIEEKKLPGVTKDVVTFVENTNREAMVPFFQLDDLIDVIVPRGGEALIRFVSENSKIPVIKHDKGVTNLYLSNHANPNIVLPILVNSKVQRPGVCNALENLLIHKDYPNIKNLLESLESNGVQILGDASVTKVFPSAKPASEDDFYTEFLDTRLSVKIVNSLSEAMENIRKYSSGHTECILSEDITEIQTFQKELDSAAIFVNCSTRFHDGGEYGLGAEVGISTGKLHVRGPMGLIHLTTTTTYVTGSGQVRV
- a CDS encoding LytR C-terminal domain-containing protein, which translates into the protein MLREEPKKQQIPAKTLLIAAGSCFLIALLFLVFRSKAGFSLDQKFSQSKRLPVLFSVIGDKDEYLFSLYAEFYPNEKKAALFFVNPKTSFDDGDKSLKEKGSSAPSYVESVLEDTLDSNIPFKIVWTKEQFQNWINLLGGLNLFFEPKSLHITKNYARNKQTYILDGEDTFDWMSSLADESMISYIRRLEIQETVLLTVLEAIHEKKDLLGKQRVAYLHSQMSTNLSLKEWETLIEFLKKEKIHFGVSEVPGEPMGRPKYKDEVLKANEETVKVAFHKFASELRSLSFSEGERARIEVLNGTAKNGLARYGKVLLNDKGLKVLSVDNAWDSSFKSSIILNRSGNTQYTDLISDTFQGRRVYFALRKDLGLDATVILGEDFQNSKD
- a CDS encoding enoyl-CoA hydratase/isomerase family protein is translated as MISFEQIDGIGFIRLGINDKNSFSNESFLELKKAIQTAKDSNSKAIVLKSETAGSFSLGLDLTTVSTMDLSKDLAPFLNLFYDNLKSLFTLPVPTIAEISGHALGYGAMLALVCDYRYATEDIRFGLPEVKIGIQVPSFIYALLGEAVGYDAAKRHVLLGDAFKAKEMPSLFEEITGTEEDLKKKSKSLQTKLKKNSLSAMKDTKLGILNVQKNILALIETDIEATIQSIQSKDAQEGISASVQVRRPVFTS